A genomic window from Phoenix dactylifera cultivar Barhee BC4 chromosome 7, palm_55x_up_171113_PBpolish2nd_filt_p, whole genome shotgun sequence includes:
- the LOC120111378 gene encoding transaldolase-like, whose amino-acid sequence MASISKLSNANLAAASFRSSSALRSEPKLSPNFRTGAPIRKRVSPLRLSIQRDRVERSSLVVRCSEQDGNGAPAKRTALHDLYEQQGQSPWYDNLCRPVTDLLPLIASGVRGVTSNPTIFQKAISSSSAYDEQFRQLVTAGKDIESIYWELVINDIQDACKLFEPIYEQTDGGDGYVSVEVSPRLANDTNGTIEAAKWLHKVVNRPNVYIKIPATAECVPSVKEVISNGISVNVTLIFSLSRYEAVIDAYLDGLESSGHDDLSRITSVASFFVSRVDTLIDKMLEEIGTPEALDLRGKAAVAQAALAYKLYQKKFSGPRWEALVKKGAKKQRLLWASTGVKNPAYPDTLYVDPLIGPDTVSTMPDQALQAFIDHGTVSRTIDSNLSEAEGIYSALGKLGIDWNKVGSQLEVEGVDSFRKSFDSLLVSLQKKCDSLKLVGL is encoded by the exons atgGCTTCGATTTCTAAGCTCTCAAACGCTAACCTCGCCGCCGCTTCTTTCCGCTCCTCTTCCGCCCTCCGATCCGAGCCGAAACTCTCACCCAACTTCCGCACCGGGGCTCCGATTCGGAAGCGAGTCTCGCCTCTCCGCCTCTCGATTCAAAGAGATCGTGTGGAGAGGAGCTCATTGGT TGTGAGATGTTCCGAACAAGATGGAAATGGTGCTCCAGCAAAGAGAACAGCACTCCACGACCTTTATGAGCAACAAGGGCAATCTCCATGGTATGATAATCTTTGCCGCCCAGTAACAGATCTGCTTCCACTCATTGCGAGTGGAGTTCGAGGAGTTACTAGCAATCCTACG ATTTTCCAGAAAGCAATTTCATCATCCAGTGCCTACGATGAACAATTTAG GCAGCTTGTTACAGCTGGAAAAGACATAGAAAGCATTTACTGGGAGCTTGTTATAAACGATAttcaagatgcatgcaagctttttgaacctATTTATGAACAAACAGATGGCGGTGATGGTTATGTATCTGTTGAAGTCTCTCCTAGACTTGCAAATGATACCAATGGAACTATTGAAGCTGCAAAATGGTTGCACAAAGTGGTTAATCGTCCCAATGTCTACATAAAGATCCCAGCTACTGCAGAATGCGTTCCTTCAGTTAAAGAAGTAATCTCAAATGGTATAAGTGTCAATGTTACA CTGATCTTCTCACTATCAAGATATGAAGCAGTCATTGATGCTTATTTGGATGGCCTTGAGTCTTCTGGGCACGATGACCTATCTAGAATTACCAGTGTAGCTTCTTTTTTTGTCAGCCGTGTGGACACCCTTATAGATAAGATGCTTGAAGAAATTGGGACACCTGAAGCTCTTGATCTCCGAGGCAAG GCTGCAGTGGCTCAAGCTGCTTTGGCATATAAGCtctatcaaaagaaattttctgGTCCAAGATGGGAGGCCTTGGTAAAGAAAGGTGCTAAGAAGCAAAGATTGTTGTGGGCATCAACCGGTGTTAAGAATCCTGCGTATCCTGACACTCTGTATGTGGATCCTCTCATTGGACCTGACACG GTTTCCACCATGCCTGATCAAGCTCTGCAAGCCTTCATTGACCATGGCACCGTTTCAAGGACCATTGACTCAAATCTGTCAGAGGCTGAGGGTATCTATAGTGCGCTCGGGAAGTTGGGCATTGACTGGAACAAGGTTGGGTCTCAGCTTGAAGTTGAAGGTGTCGACTCCTTCAGGAAGAGTTTCGACAGCTTGCTTGTTAGCCTGCAAAAAAAGTGCGATTCCCTCAAGCTGGTCGGTCTGTAG
- the LOC103696992 gene encoding cytochrome b-c1 complex subunit Rieske-4, mitochondrial-like — protein sequence MLRVAGRRLASLSWRPSTSASVLSRNPVHGAGHSSTDDSRSISPARFALESGLPGTTRGFSSESLIPRHQDMGLADLPATVAAMKNPTSKIVYDEHNHERFPPGDPSKRAFAYFVLSGGRFVYASLIRLLVLKFVLSMSASKDVLALASLEVDLSSIEPGSTVTVKWRGKPVFIRRRTEDDIKLANSVDVASLRDPQEDAARVKNPEWLVVVGVCTHLGCIPLPNAGDFGGWFCPCHGSHYDISGRIRKGPAPYNLEVPQYTFMDENKLMVG from the exons ATGCTGAGGGTCGCGGGAAGAAGGCTGGCTTCTCTCTCATGGAGGCCGAGCACCTCCGCCTCTGTCCTCTCCAGGAACCCCGTCCATGGTGCCGGGCATTCGTCGACCGATGACTCTAGATCGATCTCTCCCGCTCGATTCGCCCTCGAATCGGGCCTCCCCGGCACGACCAGAG GATTTTCATCTGAATCTCTCATCCCTAGACATCAGGACATGGGGTTGGCTGACCTTCCTGCAACAGTGGCAGCTATGAAGAACCCAACCTCAAAGATAGTCTATGATGAACACAACCATGAGCGATTTCCTCCAGGCGATCCCAGCAAGCGAGCATTTGCTTACTTTGTTTTGAGTGGGGGGCGATTTGTGTATGCTTCTTTGATTCGTCTCCTAGTCCTTAAGTTTGTGTTAAGCATGTCTGCTAGTAAGGATGTCCTTGCTCTAGCTTCACTGGAGGTTGATCTCTCCAGCATTGAGCCTGGGAGCACAGTTACGGTGAAGTGGCGTGGGAAGCCAGTGTTTATAAGGCGCCGGACTGAGGATGATATCAAGTTGGCCAACAGTGTGGATGTGGCATCCCTTCGCGATCCTCAGGAAGATGCAGCTAGAGTGAAGAACCCAGAGTGGCTCGTGGTGGTTGGGGTCTGCACCCATCTGGGTTGCATTCCCCTGCCCAATGCTGGAGATTTTGGTGGCTGGTTTTGCCCATGTCATGGGTCACATTATGATATCTCCGGTAGGATTCGCAAAGGCCCGGCTCCATACAACCTGGAGGTGCCTCAGTATACCTTCATGGATGAGAACAAGTTGATGGTAGGCTAA